TAAAACCTGCAATGGGAGTTGGAGAACCTGTGTAAACATCTGGAGCCCACATATGAAATGGTACGGCTGAAATTTTAAATGCAAAACCCGCGAGCATCATAACCAGTCCAATTTTAAAATTAAACTCATCAATACCATTATTTAAAATCATGTTGGCTATATCATGATATTTTGTACTACCTGCATAGCCGTAAATATAGCTCAATCCAAATAAAAATATAGCTGAAGAAAATGCGCCAATTATAAAATATTTTATACCAGCTTCATTAGATTCAATATTGTCCTTTTCATAACCTGCCAATATATAAAGTGAGATAGACATTGTCTCCAGACCAACATAAAATACTGCTAAATCAAGAGCCGATGCCATAAACATCATACCAATTATACTTAAAAATAAGATTAGGTAATACTCACCACTAGGCTGAATACGTCTGGCATTGTAGTTAACCGAATTAAGCATTGTAAAAATAAAAGCTATACTAAAAACAAGAAAAAAGAGATATGAGAAATAATCCCAAACAAGCATATTAGAAAAGCCGTAAATTGGCGTTTTTGAAGGTATAGAAAATAATAATACAAATAATATAAATACTATACCAAAATAACCTAAAGTATATTTATTTTCTTTAGATGTTATTATCTCAACAATTATCAACATAAACCCAAAGAGTAACATCAATAATTCTGGTAATACTGATACAATATTTTGAGTCATCAATTCCTCCCTATTTTAAGGCTACATTTAATGTCATATTATTAACATGGCTAACTAATAATTTCACACTTTCATGCATGTATGAAGTGAATGTTTCAGGATATATACCAACCCAAAAAACAATAATGATTAGAGGTACCATATATATCCATTCCCTTATATTTAAGTCAGTTAAATTGTGCAATTTTTCATTAAATGAATGAAAAAAAACACGCTGGTAAAGCCAAAGCATATAAAAAGCAGATAAAACAATGCCTAAAAGAGCAATTATAGCATAATTTGAAAAACTCATAAAAGCCCCAACAAAAACTAGAAATTCTCCCACAAAAGCCCCCATACTTGGCAAACCAACTGAAGCAAAGGTAAAAATCATAAATATTGTTGCATACACTGGTAATTTCGATGCAACACCACCGTAATCTGCAATAAGCCTTGTATGAGTTCTCTCGTAAATAATACCTATAAGCAAAAATAGTGCACCTGTTATTATACCATGATTAAACATTTGCAATAAACCACCCTCAATACCAGCTTTATTTAATGTATAAATACCAAGGGTTACAAAACCCATATGACTAACAGAAGAATAGGCCACCAACTTTTTCATATCCTTTTGCACTAGCGACATCATAGCACCATATATTATTGCAACTACCGAAAGTATTGCAATTAAAGGAATAAATTTAAGTGTAGCTACAGGTGCCATTGGAAGGCTAATCCTTAAAAAACCATAAGCACCCATCTTTAGTAAAACACCAGCTAAAATAACAGAACCAGCGGTTGGTGCTTCAACGTGAGCATCAGGTAACCATGTGTGAACAGGAAACATCGGAACCTTAATTGCAAAAGCAAATAAGAAAGCAATAAATATTAATATTTGAAATGTAACTGGATAAGATACACTTGATAATTTTAGCATGTCAAAGGTTGCCTCATTGAACATATCTATATGTTTCAAATATACTGCAATTATCGCAATCATCATAAACAAGGAGCCTGCCAATGTATAAATAAAGAACTTTATGGCAGCATAGATTTTATTTTCGCCACCCCATACACCGATTATTAGATACATTGGGATAAGCATTGCTTCCCAAAAAATATAGAATAAGAAAAAATCAAGAGCAACAAAAACACCTAACATAGCTGTTTCTAAAACAAGCATTGATAAATAAAACTCACGTCTTCTTATACTAATATATTTAAAAGAGGAAAGTATTGAAATTGATGTTAATAATATTGTTAAAAAAACCATCAATATAGATATACCATCTACACCTAAATAGTATTGGACACCCCAAGATTTAATCCAC
The genomic region above belongs to Deferribacterota bacterium and contains:
- a CDS encoding NADH-quinone oxidoreductase subunit N, with translation MTQNIVSVLPELLMLLFGFMLIIVEIITSKENKYTLGYFGIVFILFVLLFSIPSKTPIYGFSNMLVWDYFSYLFFLVFSIAFIFTMLNSVNYNARRIQPSGEYYLILFLSIIGMMFMASALDLAVFYVGLETMSISLYILAGYEKDNIESNEAGIKYFIIGAFSSAIFLFGLSYIYGYAGSTKYHDIANMILNNGIDEFNFKIGLVMMLAGFAFKISAVPFHMWAPDVYTGSPTPIAGFMTVAPKAAAFAGLIRFAWISMDPAQIHWQLFFVILAILTMTYGNLVALVQKNIKRMLAYSAISHAGYMLVAFVAANDLAFKSIVFYMIIYSFMNIGAFAVLSIIVSKENLPDEHLENFAGLAKKNPLISLAMLVFMFSLAGIPPLAGFVAKFYAFMAAIKAGFLWLAIIAIINSAIGCYYYIRVVYYMYFKDVEREAEISHSYNSYISIFCTSIIVILLTIFSPILVLLSDKISLF
- a CDS encoding NADH-quinone oxidoreductase subunit M, with the protein product MDYISNHLLTTIVFFPMFSALILLLFFRSERITMWGSFIASLIECVFLIPLMGNFDKLNGYVQFVEKYEWIKSWGVQYYLGVDGISILMVFLTILLTSISILSSFKYISIRRREFYLSMLVLETAMLGVFVALDFFLFYIFWEAMLIPMYLIIGVWGGENKIYAAIKFFIYTLAGSLFMMIAIIAVYLKHIDMFNEATFDMLKLSSVSYPVTFQILIFIAFLFAFAIKVPMFPVHTWLPDAHVEAPTAGSVILAGVLLKMGAYGFLRISLPMAPVATLKFIPLIAILSVVAIIYGAMMSLVQKDMKKLVAYSSVSHMGFVTLGIYTLNKAGIEGGLLQMFNHGIITGALFLLIGIIYERTHTRLIADYGGVASKLPVYATIFMIFTFASVGLPSMGAFVGEFLVFVGAFMSFSNYAIIALLGIVLSAFYMLWLYQRVFFHSFNEKLHNLTDLNIREWIYMVPLIIIVFWVGIYPETFTSYMHESVKLLVSHVNNMTLNVALK